The window acatgaaatatttatattatatgtatgtatgtttgtagtTTGGCtggtaaagtttttttttttttttattctgccagacccttttttttctgtgtcggGACCATGTCAATTCAGGTCCTGCCCAAGCTCATCATCTGGCTTGCCTAAGGCCCTGCTTGGCTCGCAGCCAGTCCTAACATTAAGCCAGCTGCTATACTGTATGGTGCTAATGTTGCCTCTCCCcatttctccctcctctgtccaccTGTTCTCCACAGTCTTTAATGGATCAGTACTTTGGCCGTATGCGATCCTTAATGAACAACAAGGAGTTGCCCGCTAGGATCCGCTTCCTGCTGCAAGACACAGTGGAACTGCGAGAAAACAACTGGGTCCCCCGCAAGGCTTTCATCGACAACGGACCAAAGACGATTAACCAGATCCGTCAGGATGCAGTGAAAGTGAGTCAAGTGAAAATTAACTGAAAATTGGGTGATCACTGTTCACAACCCTGAATCCAAAACGTGTCTGGCACcttgtaaacataaataaaaacagaacccagtcatttgcaaacaaactgtgttcaCTGACAACAGTGTACAGAGTGTTTCAGAGCCCATTTAGTAATATCCATCATACAGttatgtgtttcacaaagtggtgaacctcacttcatccttgcttgtgaatgaTGGAGCCTTTCGAGCCTTCCGATTTCATACCAAGTACAATCACCTCTTTTTGGAGCATTGCACACATTTTCCCGGTCTTATGTTGTCACTGTCCCAgcttgtttgaaatgtgttggtgGCATCAGATTCAGAAAAAGCATTTATGTACAAAGAACACTGGAACTGATGaggttaaacattaaatattcagactttttactgttttcaaatGAGCACGTGTCATCAAGGATTAGCAAATGTTCACATTCCATTTTACAAAGCTTCCCAACTTTTCTGGAATCATCGTTGTGGATCACCCACTATTTAGGATGAGTAATGGTTGGTACCCAGCATCAGAAGTAGAGGTTAAGGCATGCATATGTTAATAGGCTCTTTAAATAAACTTGTGAAATTATAACCCTCTCTCTTTTACAAACGACCAGTTTCTACACATCAGTAAGCAACCTTTTGTGAGCAGTGTGCGTCAGCAGCGCTTTGTCCTGATAATAAAGTATGCACAGGATGTAATTAAGTTTCCCTTAAAACTCAAGTTAATGTTAGAAACTCAAAGTGGGTCAGATGCGCAATCATGTGATTGGACAATTTTCAGACACCAACTCTGTTGTGTGTCCCTTTTAGGATCTGGGTGTTTTCATCCCAGCACCCATGTCTCAGGGGATGAGGATGGACTTCTTCCTGGAAAGCCCCTTCATGCCCAACAGAGTGAAACTGGACAGAGAGACTCTCGGGGGATTGGCCGACATGTTTGGACAGATGCCAGGTACGAGCTTTTGCTCCTTGCTGACATGACCTGGACTTACTTTTGAATTAAAGAATAACCATTTGTTGTGgtacatgaatgaatgagttAAGAGTTAATAATCTAGCgtggtttcttttcttttttttatgtaacgATGGCATGgcaaatttaaatatatttgtactttgttttctCAGGCAGTGGTATTGGAACTGGCCCGGGGGTTATTCAGGATAGGTACTCACCCACTATGGGACGCCATCGCACCAACCCGCTCTTCAACGGCCACAGTGGCCACATCGCCCCTCCACCACAGTCGCAGTTTGACATGGGGCCAAAGTCTTTTGTTAAGTCCAACCAGGTTAGCCTGCTAACAGTggtaatacattttttttttttgacagctcCTTTTACAACTCCTGAGGTTATAGTTTAAAAGAGTGATCCCGTATGCCAATTTGACTTCCTACAGGTTCAGAACCAGCATTTTCtcaaccagaaccagaaccataTGGCCCAGCAGCAGGTCCAGTCCAAGGACATGCCTCCACGATTCAGCAAGAAAGGACAGCTTAATGCAGATGAGGTAACCGGTACTAATTGTTGCTGGGTTGCAAGATTTGGACAAAAACTAAAATCTATGGACAATTATTAAAAAGTGATAACATCAAGCTTGAGCCAGATACGATGCAATCACACTAGCATTATAGGCTGTTTCATGCAGTCCTCCATGCCAGTGTTCAAGTCTTCATGCCCAGTGATTATAAAACAGACGCGTTATTCTGAGGAACAACCTGCTACCAGTCTTTCTTCTACCTCTCACTCCATCTTAGATCTATCTTCCCTAtccctcctccactcctcctcttGTCTTCAAACTGGTAGCTGGCCCACTGACTGCAAGTGTAGGATGAGGGCATGAAGCTAGCCAatatacagattttttttgtatgaattatttttctatGACTAATCCCGTCGTATGCTCTTTCTCCATGGTGCTTCGTGGTTCCACAGATCAGCCTCAGGCCTGCTCAGTCATTCCTCCTCAACAAGAACCAGGTGCCCAAGCTCCAGCCCCAGATCCCCACCATGATGCCTCCCAGCGCTCAGCCCCCACGCACTCAAACCCCCCCTCTGGGGCAGGTAAGAGACAATCCCTTCTAACCGTTTACCAGTATGTTAGTTTAAGTAAGACAAACGTTGATAAAAATGAACCAGAAAACTATACAAGACATACTATTATCCTTTGCTGCTTGTCATTGCCCCCCTCTCTCATCACTCCTCCCAAACTTAAGCTGTCCCGTATAATAAAACGGTAATGGTAAAGCCAATAAAAGAAAGCcaataaaagaaatcaaaagtTTGCGTGCGAAAGGGGAAAAAATCTGGGTAAAAACCCACTCATCATAGAATGTTGTTTTCTTGATGGAACTATAtctgtttgataaccacatgaCCTTTTCCTCAGCCTCCACAGCTTGGCCTGAAGACCAACCCTCCGCCCATCCAAGAGAAACCTCAGAAGACGAATAAGAAACCACCTCCTGCCAAGGAGGAACTGCTAAAAATGACTgtaagcaaaacaaaatgtttatatatttgcctttttttcaaTCTAGAACAGCtgcaacaaataaataatggaTTACAAATTAGATTGGGCACGGTAAATTCCACAAGGTGGAGGAATCAGATATGAAATGAAGCAAGCTAACGTCAGAACCTATATTTCCTGTTGTGATAGCATCATTCAGActagaaaatgtcttttgacCCTATTCCTAATCAACAGCTCCTTCTTAATGATGAATGTTTGAATACCACAAAGTATGTCTGCTCATAAGAAAATTATTAATAACTTATCTGAACCATGATCGTGTCTCTAGAGAGCTTAAATCAGATTGCACGCCTAGCATTTGATGATTGAACTAATCATGTCTGTGCACTATAATCTTCCCGTCAGGAGGCAATCATGAATGAATACTTGAACAGTAAGAACCTGACTGAGGCTGTGAGTGGCGTGCGAGAGATGAAGGCTCCCAAGCACTTCCTGCCAGAGATGCTGAGTAAGATCATCGTGTGTTCCCTGGACCGTCCTGATGAGGACAAGGAGCACGCGAGCACTCTGATCCATACACTCCGCACTGAGGGCCTCATCACTGGAGAGAACTTCATGCAGGTATATACACTCGAACAAGACGGATCCAATGGATTGTAGTTGAAAAATTATAAAGAATTACAGGCACTATCTTCTTATCAGAAAATCAAGCTTGGTACGTCAGAGGTTTGTTTAAAAGGGTAGTTTGTTTAACTTGTAAGGAACTGCACACGATGTAACACCTTTGTCACTGAGAGCCATGAAAGGGGCCACATCCTTGTTCACACTCTGGCATTTCCTCTCCCTCACGCCCTGCAGGCTTTCCTCAATGTCCTGGATCAGTGCCCTAAGATCGAGCTGGACGTGCCCTTGGTGAAGTCCTACCTGGCCCAGTTTGCGGCTCGGGCCATCATCGCAGAGCTGGTGAGTGTGGCGGAGCTGGCTCACCCGCTGGAGAATGGCACCCACTTCCCCCTCTTCCTGCTTTGCCTGCAACAGACGGCCAAGCTGAAGGACCGAGAGTGGCTCACCGACCTCTTCCAGCAGAGCAAGGTCAACATGCAGAAGATGCTCCCAGGTACAAACACTCCAACGCCACATCAAACCAATATGGCCTATACAAATTCAAAATGCATCCTAATGAGGCAACAGTTGTTCGCATCGTGACCCCCCCATCCGAGTACCAGACTCCTTGTTCTTTGCAGAAATCGACCAGAACAAGGATCGCATGCTGGAGATCCTGGAGGGGAAGGGCCTGAGCTTCCTGTTCCCACTGCTGAAGCTGGAGAAGGAGCTGCTGAAGCAGATAAAGGCAGACCCCTCTCCACAGTCCATCTACAAGTGGATTAAAGACAACATCTCTCCTAAGCTTCACACTGATAAAGGCTTTGTCAACATCCTCATGACCAGGTAGATAAAGAGCAGGTTAAAGTTTAATGTTTGTCTTCATTTGAtagattctttttattttaaataccaAATGTTCTTTGGAGCTTAAGACGCAATGCTTCTTTTGCATTCACACTGTTTGGAGCTTCAACAAGTGATACTtttattatcaattaatctgcccGTTATGTCCCTGCAAGACCGCATATCAGAAATGACTTTAAATGATAGGTGTAATTTGTGTTATTGACCTTTGTCCTCTGCTCTTTTCCCAGTTTCCTCCAGTACATCTCCCAGGAGCTGTGCATGGTGGAGAGTGACGAGCAGCTGGCAGCCCCCTCCAAAgagcagctggagcaggagaagcagctgctgctggccttcaAGCCCGTCATGCAGAAGTTCCTGCACGACCATACCGAGCTGCAGGTCAGCGCCCTGTACGCCCTGCAGGTGCATTGCAACGCCAGCGCGTTCCCTAAAGGTACAGAACCTCAGAAGTCTTGGAGAATCTACTAGAGGTAGACTGATGATAGATGTTGCAGATATAGTAGAAATGCAAAAAGTTTAGAACCTCATAAAATACACGGAATATATAGAAGAAAAATCGAATCTCTGATATTTGTAATGATCTTGATTCCAGTATCTGTTGGGCTGTGTTGTCTACAGTTACAAGTACAGCAGCTCTGTCTACAACAACGATTTAGAAGCACTAAATCCTTTCTTATCTTTGAAAGGCATGTTTTTAACTAAAGCAACCAATTATCGCTTAGATGCTTTATCGTACATTGCTAGTAGTACAAAATGTCTTGTTCTCCTGTCAAATTCatgattgtatttttaaaatattctgtcCTCTAAGGCATGCTGCTGCGCTACTTTGTCAACTTCTACGACATGGAGATCATTGAAGAAGAAGCCTTCCTTGCATGGAAAGAAGACATTACCCAAGAATTCCCTGGAAAAGGAAAAGCTTTATTCCAGGTACAGTAAAGATgcgtgttttgttttgcagaacAGTTTCTGCAGAAATGGGACTGTTTTCAAGAAAAGAATTTGCCATCAAATGTTTGTGACTCAACTTCTTCATGAACATCATATACAGTTAAAGTGAAATGTTGAAAgactttatctttttttttttcttcccgtTTTCCCTACATCAGGTCAACCAGTGGCTCACCTGGCTGGAGacggcggaggaggaggagtcggAGGAAGAAGCAGACTAAGAAACCTGAAGCAGAAGCATCATGATATAGAAGATCAACCTCATCTTATTATTACAGTCACCTTTCCTTTATTAAACTCCAT is drawn from Sparus aurata chromosome 8, fSpaAur1.1, whole genome shotgun sequence and contains these coding sequences:
- the LOC115586565 gene encoding eukaryotic translation initiation factor 4 gamma 2-like, which gives rise to MLGNIKFIGELGKLDLIHESILHKCIKTLLEKKKRVQLKDMGEDLECLCQIMRTVGPRLDHEKAKSLMDQYFGRMRSLMNNKELPARIRFLLQDTVELRENNWVPRKAFIDNGPKTINQIRQDAVKDLGVFIPAPMSQGMRMDFFLESPFMPNRVKLDRETLGGLADMFGQMPGSGIGTGPGVIQDRYSPTMGRHRTNPLFNGHSGHIAPPPQSQFDMGPKSFVKSNQVSLLTVVQNQHFLNQNQNHMAQQQVQSKDMPPRFSKKGQLNADEISLRPAQSFLLNKNQVPKLQPQIPTMMPPSAQPPRTQTPPLGQPPQLGLKTNPPPIQEKPQKTNKKPPPAKEELLKMTEAIMNEYLNSKNLTEAVSGVREMKAPKHFLPEMLSKIIVCSLDRPDEDKEHASTLIHTLRTEGLITGENFMQAFLNVLDQCPKIELDVPLVKSYLAQFAARAIIAELVSVAELAHPLENGTHFPLFLLCLQQTAKLKDREWLTDLFQQSKVNMQKMLPEIDQNKDRMLEILEGKGLSFLFPLLKLEKELLKQIKADPSPQSIYKWIKDNISPKLHTDKGFVNILMTSFLQYISQELCMVESDEQLAAPSKEQLEQEKQLLLAFKPVMQKFLHDHTELQVSALYALQVHCNASAFPKGMLLRYFVNFYDMEIIEEEAFLAWKEDITQEFPGKGKALFQVNQWLTWLETAEEEESEEEAD